The genomic stretch TATTAGAAAAAACCAAAGCTTCTAACAATGAATTTGAAGCCAAGCGATTTGCACCGTGAAGGTCTGTAGAGGCACATTCACCTATTGCATAAAAATTTGAAATAGATGTTTTTCCGAATTTATCAGTTTTTATTCCACCGCAAGAATAGTGTGCAGTAGGTACAATCGGAATCATTTTTTGAGAAGGGTTAATTCCGATATCAAGACATTTTTTATAAATTTTCGGAAATCTTTCTTTAAACTTTTCTTCTTCAATATGACGGCAATCCAAACAAACATGGTCAAGTCCATTTTTTTTCATTTCCAAATCAATGGCACGAGCAACAATATCACGAGGAGCAAGGGATTCTCTTTTGTCATATTTATTCATAAAATTTTCATCGGAAGGGCTTTTGATAATTCCTCCAAAACCACGTACCGCCTCAGATATCAAAAAAGAAGGTCTCTCACCCGGATTATACAAAGCGGTTGGATGAAACTGAATAAATTCCATGTTATCAATTACTGCTCCTGCTCTGTATGCTACTGCAATTCCATCTCCTGTAGCAATAAATGGATTTGTGGTATTGAAGTAAACCTGACCTAACCCACCTGTAGCAAAAACTGTTACTTTTGAAATGATTTTTGATATTTGTAAATTCTTTTGATTCATTACGTAAATGCCATAACAATCAATTTTTTCACTACCTTTAGGCAACTGAATTCCTAAGTGATGCTGTGTTAACAGGTCAATAACAAAATGATAATTCAGAACACTAATGTTTTTAGAGGAATAAACTTTTTTTAAGAGTTTTTTTTCTATTTCCAATCCTGTAATATCTTTGTGATGCAATACTCTTGATGCTGAATGACCTCCTTCTTTTCCTAATTCGTACTCACCGTTTTTGTTTTTGTCAAATTCAGTTCCCCATAAAATTATTTCTTTTACCCGTTCAGGTCCGTCTTTTATTACCATCTCAACAATTTCTCTGTTAGATAGCTCACTACCTGCTTCCATGGTATCTTGAATATGCTTTTCGTATGAATCTTTTAGAAAATCGGATACAACGGCTACACCACCCTGAGCATATTTTGTGTTTGTTTCATCATCATCGGCTTTGGTAATAAGGCATATTTTTGCTTCACTATTATTCTTTGTAAAATATTCCGACAACTTTAATGAATACGATAGTCCTGCAATTCCAGAACCTACAATAACTGCTTCAAAATATTGCATCTATTCAGTTTTTGTTAAATAAAAATATCACTACATACAAAGGTCAAAGGTAATAATTGTTTTCAAAAGGATGAAAACAGAACCTCCCTTTTTTAAGAGAGTTCCAGCATTTTGTCAATTGCTTTTTTTGCTCCTTTGGCAACATCATTAGGAACATTTATCTCATATTCAAATTTTGTAAGTGCTCTTTCAACCAAAAAGAGATTTGTCATTTTCATATATGAACAAATATTACAGAAAGAATGGAATTTTTTTTCAGGCATTTCTCTTTGTAATCTCTCTGCCATTCCACATTCAGTAACCATTATAAATTCATTAGCATCAGATTCTTTTGCAGCAGTTATCATTCCTCCTGTTCCACGTACAAAATCAGAATTTTTTAGAACATCCATTGGTGATTCGGG from Bacteroidota bacterium encodes the following:
- the nadB gene encoding L-aspartate oxidase, translating into MQYFEAVIVGSGIAGLSYSLKLSEYFTKNNSEAKICLITKADDDETNTKYAQGGVAVVSDFLKDSYEKHIQDTMEAGSELSNREIVEMVIKDGPERVKEIILWGTEFDKNKNGEYELGKEGGHSASRVLHHKDITGLEIEKKLLKKVYSSKNISVLNYHFVIDLLTQHHLGIQLPKGSEKIDCYGIYVMNQKNLQISKIISKVTVFATGGLGQVYFNTTNPFIATGDGIAVAYRAGAVIDNMEFIQFHPTALYNPGERPSFLISEAVRGFGGIIKSPSDENFMNKYDKRESLAPRDIVARAIDLEMKKNGLDHVCLDCRHIEEEKFKERFPKIYKKCLDIGINPSQKMIPIVPTAHYSCGGIKTDKFGKTSISNFYAIGECASTDLHGANRLASNSLLEALVFSNNAFEDTIKNIDNIEFRNNIPEWNSVGSVSPKENILINHKLKELQNLMTSYVNIVKTNKQLEEALKRLYLLYEETENLYNMEILSPQISELRNLITIGYLITKSAYSRKENKGLHYNIDNK